The following are encoded in a window of Hemiscyllium ocellatum isolate sHemOce1 chromosome 35, sHemOce1.pat.X.cur, whole genome shotgun sequence genomic DNA:
- the LOC132832553 gene encoding zinc finger and BTB domain-containing protein 43-like, with protein MEPGMFQVEFPNFGNNLLRKLNQQRVEGKLCDITIHLQGQMFKAHRAVLAASSPYFHDQVLLKNASRIVLPGVMSPKAFENVLASSYTGKLTVLSPDIVSYLTVASFLQMWHVVDKCTELLRECQPPAPPAPSQNQSPSSSNYLSPWHGPELPAKFERPEDDGVKVEGHCHPHHRQHGQQLQQHQEEEEEGDDDDEEVDEDEDDDGQKGRTSPRQDTEQDNVISNSAEREKFGAEGRESEAGAVSDGGADCPYPLQAYSQPSMVPHKRWVLVKSGKAEGGVSPGGAGDEDEERHFVLVPPMGKREPEEPGGHEAPAHFGEHLGPEEYDEFAEDPSYDEPVDYYGASDDFHFEQQAGGSPGGMAMQGSGLPGEIQENGAYGVLGDPGPSTGQAGASASSDFPGGAVYKLYPCQCGKSFAHKSQRDRHMSMHLNVRPFGCPICNKKFKMKHHLMGHMKIHTGHKPYECHYCGKKFMWRDSFTRHRNACAKLYHAATSVPIPLPDLDVPSDLSVPSDL; from the exons ATGGAGCCCGGGATGTTTCAGGTGGAATTCCCGAACTTTGGCAACAACCTTCTGAGGAAGCTGAACCAGCAGCGGGTGGAGGGCAAGCTCTGCGACATCACCATCCACCTGCAGGGCCAGATGTTCAAGGCTCACCGGGCGGTGCTGGCCGCCTCCTCCCCCTACTTCCACGACCAGGTGCTGCTGAAGAACGCCAGCCGCATCGTGCTGCCTGGTGTGATGAGCCCCAAGGCCTTTGAGAACGTGCTGGCCTCCTCCTACACGGGCAAGCTGACTGTCCTGTCGCCAGACATCGTCAGCTACCTGACGGTGGCCAGCTTCCTGCAGATGTGGCACGTGGTGGACAAGTGTACTGAGCTGCTGCGGGAGTGCCAGCCCCCGGCACCGCCCGCCCCTAGCCAGAACCAGTCGCCCAGCAGCAGCAACTACCTCAGCCCCTGGCACGGTCCTGAGCTGCCCGCCAAGTTCGAGAGGCCCGAGGACGACGGCGTCAAGGTGGAGGGCCACTGTCACCCTCACCATCGCCAACACGGGCAGCAGCTGCAGCAAcatcaggaggaggaggaagag ggggacgatgatgatgaggaggtggACGAGGACGAGGACGACGACGGGCAGAAAGGCCGGACCTCGCCGCGCCAGGACACCGAGCAGGACAACGTCATCAGCAACTCGGCCGAGCGGGAGAAGTTCGGAGCGGAGGGCCGGGAGAGTGAGGCCGGGGCGGTGAGCGATGGCGGCGCTGACTGTCCTTACCCGCTGCAGGCCTACAGCCAGCCCAGCATGGTGCCACACAAGCGCTGGGTCTTGGTGAAGAGTGGCAAGGCGGAGGGTGGCGTGTCTCCAGGCGGCGCGGGGGACGAGGACGAGGAGCGGCACTTTGTGCTGGTGCCGCCCATGGGAAAGAGGGAGCCGGAGGAGCCCGGGGGGCACGAGGCGCCTGCCCACTTCGGTGAGCACCTGGGGCCCGAGGAGTATGACGAGTTTGCCGAGGACCCCAGCTACGACGAGCCCGTCGACTACTACGGAGCGTCGGACGACTTCCACTTTGAGCAGCAGGCAGGGGGCAGCCCTGGGGGTATGGCCATGCAGGGCTCTGGGCTGCCTGGCGAGATCCAGGAGAACGGTGCCTACGGAGTGCTGGGTGATCCAGGCCCCAGTACCGGGCAGGCCGGGGCATCAGCCAGCTCAGACTTCCCCGGAGGCGCCGTCTACAAGCTCTACCCTTGCCAGTGCGGCAAGAGCTTCGCCCACAAGAGCCAGCGGGACCGCCACATGAGCATGCACCTCAACGTGAGGCCTTTTGGCTGCCCCATCTGCAACAAGAAGTTCAAGATGAAGCACCACCTGATGGGCCACATGAAGATCCACACCGGCCACAAGCCGTACGAGTGCCACTACTGCGGCAAGAAGTTCATGTGGCGAGACAGCTTCACGCGCCATCGCAATGCCTGTGCCAAACTCTACCACGCTGCCACCTccgtccccatccccctccctgaccTCGACGTGCCCTCTGACCTCAGCGTGCCCTCCGACCTCTGA